In Puntigrus tetrazona isolate hp1 chromosome 23, ASM1883169v1, whole genome shotgun sequence, the DNA window TGCACCTTTACATTAGACTTTGTGCACTGCAGAAAGCAGCGCTCACCATTTAAGCTTTATGTTTGGAACAGCATCACCAACACTCTACGAAGTAGGCTACATTTCTGCTGCAAACATTAAATGTGACTTATGCTGAATCAGGTATGATTTGTAGGAATCTGACAAAAAGGCTGAGCTACACTTAAATACTGTAATTCTCTATGTAGCTAACGGGatcacttttatttgtgtaatacATATGTAAGTCAGCAGCAGAGTGAGAAGCAACTGGATAAAAAGGTAGGCCTACTCCTCTCAGGCAACATGcaaataaagataattttagatgtttaatAACTATTCGGAGCATTGGGATTGCTTGAAGAAGATTTATTCAACATTCtttttaaaccctttttttgaaaatgttgattcattcagaaacaaaacacctGGGATTTGAGCATGAGCTCATGATCTGTTGTTTCAACTGGCTTGGTCGGTTAGCGAAACAGCGCCTGCTGTGTTTTACTGGAAGACGTGGAACCACTGTCACTGATGTGGCAGAGTATAAAACAGACTAGCAGCTGGAAATATGGACTTGTTGATATtctgtaataaaatacaaatggtTTATGGCCTCTGTTTAGAACATCGTTGCACTATTATTTCCCGTGAGAAACGAGACAATTCATTTAATGTGTGTTGACATTTTCTGACAACCAACATGTAAAGCATGGCTGAAGTAATACACGGGTatgtttaatttacatttgattatttagCAGACATATTTATCCAAATGAGGAACGTAGAGCATTCTGTCATAGAGAGCCACCAGTATTCATTGTTAAAGAAGCCAGGTATAGTGAAAGCTACACTAGTATACAAGGCAGAGCACAGAAAGAAGTAGATTGTAAAGGGTAACAGATTTCAGTACCATCTAATGCTGCCCCCTCCTTGTCTCGGTTGCTAGTGCTTTTGTATATCTGTAGTAGTTTTTTGCATCGGAGCAAAATGctttatttgataataaaaaaataaagcttagACATCCCCATAGTGGATACTGGTAACATTAAAGCCATTTTAcgtaaaatagaaataaactttGGTAACATCTAATGTTGCTTTGTCGGGTTTTAAAGAGTGGGTAATAAGccttttttatgaaatgaagGGGATAATGGATTTCTAAGGTATGAACTGATAAAATGGCACCATACTGTATATAAAGGTcatgttgttttgttaaaaccCTGAGATGTCTTTAaggttaaaggggtcatatgaccTTAATTAggtccctaaagttgcaaagactaaaatgttgaaaccaaagagatatttttttataaaagttaataGCTTGTTTAAACATTTCCGTGACTTTTCTACATCGCacagtgggtttattttcatgacCCCAACCAGatgtttacgcaaagaaagaagaCGAGCTATCATTCTCACtgtagtgtttttaaatattgtgacaTAATTTTGAGACTATATTGCCCATCCctaccaaatacacaaaatattgttatttttagcaacatcatatgatcCCTTTAATGCTTCTCCAATGACTACACGTCCATGAATGAGCAAACAGTTACTCAcaaattaagtaattaagtgAACTCACCATCACAAGTTGCTTATCTAAAAGGAGGTCCTGTCTGTTTATAGTGATAGGTTGCACACTGCAACTATACGCTAGGGAAACTATTGCTGCAAGTTCATCAGTCTTCCTTACTACCAGAAACATGTTTACTGCACATTTCTGCGTCTATGCAAACATAAGCAATGTTACattcaataaaaacacactttaagtaaaaatacacagaaaactatataaacatacaaatacatttatgaattagATAATTATGTATACAAAAAACAATGTCGTGGCGCTTGTTCAGGCATTTTAACCAAGCTGCAGCTGCATGATACCCTTGCTTTCTTTGCATCCTACAATTTTAAGTTGTCTTTGAATCTCATTTGTTTGCCGCCATGAACGGAGCAACACAAAAGCCTTGTGTTATGCTCTGTGGAATGATTTTACACTAGGTGCGAACTCCTAGAGAGCTCGGCTCCTCTAAGTAAGACATGGGCTTCCCTGAAAACGTGATTTGTGAAATTTTGGTGGGTCTCAAATATATTGacaatctttttttatgtattgtgatCATCATggattattatgtttaaaacagcaaaaaatggTGTTTCATTTAGGCACGACGATTTAAACCGAATTCACTTCAGTAAAGATAACTATGCTATTCTTGTCATGAGTGTCAAGATGTGGGTagatgtgtgttttaaaactcTGTGTGACTTCTAATTGAACAAAGGAATTATGGTATTTTTCTGTAGCCTAGAGTAATGCTTTGTTTATAAACTCTTTGTGGATGGCTGTTTGGTGTTTCTCCTATCAATTTGTGTCGATAAAGTAGTGCATACACTTTATCTCCCCCCTCCAGTCTATGCATCCCTGCCTCAGCTGAATTAATCTTATTCCCGGTGGGGATAAAAAGTTTGACCAAGTCccgttctgaatcaaatgattccgCGATACGTGATCTGATTAATTACAATCTTTTTTAGTAAATTGTGATTGTGAAGcgtttaataaaatgacaccCATTTACTTGCCTTAAAAGATGAGATTTATGATGTGAAATTTTGCCTTGTTAACAGATTATTATCATTAGGTTAGGCTATAATGAATGTATTTGTACAGACCTTTGATCGCATTCTTATGTCCCAAGTTGTGTTTTTACAAATTTCAATATACCAGTAGCCATACTGGTAGTGGGTTTCGGTAGCCAGTCAGGTCACCACACAGCCCTCCCCCCAACCACTTTGGACTAAATATACACCTGTGTAAGAGCACACTTCTCTTGCATAACCGCAAACCCTCTTATGAGGAACTATACTTTTTTTGCCATCTGCAAGAGAAAACCACAGCAGCATGACACAGATGCACAGTAAATTTCATCCAGTCAAAGACATTTcgcaaaactattttttatcaGTCCTGTTTTGAAATCACAAGAGCGTGGGCTACGTGGGGGGGGGATGACGTTATTTAGATCCTAATCGTTTGTCATTATTTCACATATCGCttcactttacatttaaaaacacggCTGGTCGGAACAGACTGtaatttttgcacatttgtCTTGGTATTAAAGGTGACTGAAAAGACTCTCACCAGATCCAAAGTTGTTCTCTCCAAAATATCCACCATTTTTTCCAGCTTGGTGCTTGAGGTGAAAATAAAGTCATCATCCACCCAAAGCACATATTTGGTTGCTACCTGAGAGACGGCCAGGTTGAGGCCAGCAAACCAGCCCTGTAATGAGAATGGACAGCACTTTAAATCTATTAGTCCggtataatacatacataatagcTCGAATAGCTTTTGCTGAGTTtgcatgaaaaaatataaacttagAACATCCATACCTTGCCAAAGGGCATGATATAATGTTCAATGTAGGGTCCAGATACAGGTTTAGGCTCCTCTGTGTCATCAGCTATCACTATAGTTATAGTGGGGTAGAACCGTCGAATGCTATTGATCAAATCCTGAAGTTTATCATAGCGTAGAAATGTTTTCGTGGCAATTGTGACAAGagtgtttatattgtattctGCAAGAAGGATAAAAATGAGTAtcgtaaaataaaattttatagtgaatgaaatatttattatatgtgttttaccatttttgGGTCCAGGATTATAGAATTTAGGCATTGGTGGATGTCTGATCTTAACAGTAAAGGAGGCATGGAATATACCTGCTTTGAATTGTACTGCAATGTATAAAAGTAcagtgttatgtttttaaaaaggcacaACATAGACTGCTGAATAAAGAGATAAGCCTGCATTACAGcacaaacaaaatttaaataaatacctCTCTAGTAATCTAGTAATCTctagcaggtttttttttgatagtttcattatataattaatcaGCTCTATAAATCCCTGTGCCATTACAACATCAGCACCTGTTATATGAGACGACAGAGAATATATGCTGGCCGGATAATGAATATTTGACTTGAACAAACAATTATCTATGCAGTTCTACAGTACGTCACAAAAGGTCATTCTGAAGCGTTTGCTCAATACTGCAGTTTGTAGATGGAGTAGAGATTCAGATGGCAAACCCACTAATTTACTCCAgtgaacaaaataatacattgctGTTGTTTGCCTAACTCAAACACCTGCTTTCATTATTCTTTATTGCTGATTTTGAGTTGTAGTCACATTAAAGAAAACGgccaaaatataaaagtgatatttacatatctaaattaattttatacacatttttttacttcGTGTTCAGTTCACTGAAGTCTCTACTCAATCAATGGTGTGAAATCTGCCCTAACAAATTGTTAACTCAGTTTTACTGAGTAGATTCTAtaggtttgttttttgttctggGGTCTTACCTATGTCTGCTGTGTTGGGATGGAAccgtgtgtttgtgtaggtAACAAGCTCTAGCTGTCTGTTCAGGGAAGCCAGTGATTTGCTTAGAAATCTAATATGCATCTCTCCTTCCCCTTTGACTTGCACTCCATCCACCAGCGCTGCTGTATTAAATGTTCCCATTGTAGCAATCAGATCTACCTgcaagatattttttatatactgtataaaaaaaacaatatgactATCCTGTTCTTTGATAAATATTAGTTTGTCAATCCCTCAGCGAGGAAGCTTTGTTTGAATCACATCCTTATTTAAGGGATAGCTCACTTTGctcatttcaaacctgtgtgCTGTTATTTGATtgtgtggaacacaaaaaacaattaagAGTAATTCTTTACAAATCTCAAAATATTCCATACAACGGCTTGTAGTATCTATAGGCTATCAAGACTGAGCTCACTATTGAAACGCGTTGATTAATACAGAATGTCTGTCTTTATTACAGACAGTATCAAGATAAAGGATGTAACAGTATGTTGGTTTACAACATGCAGAGATTTATTAATACTTGATGTCTTTCTTTGGCCAGTTACAGACTGGGTCATTGGACCAATCAGGGCATAGTAGCCGCGTGTAAAAAAGGGGTTTGGAAAGAtatttttctccaaaaaatCCAATAGTGTGCACTTCTCAAAATATTTGTTGAATTTCAGCGTCATTTTAAATTGGCTCCTATACATAATAACCAACCTTTTCAGATTCCTTATTCTCTTTCTGGAAAAAGAAAGGTCTGAAATGCTTTGAAgatattttcatgaaaaatgtGTTCGTACATTTTATAGATTATCCTCATCATTTAATCTGCTTCCCTCTCAcatattttgttacttttaagtTAGGCACTGTGCCTCCTCTCTGTTCTCTCGTTCCCCCTCCCTGCCTACAAAGTCTCCAAGGGAAGAGGCATTTGAACTTAATCCTCATATTGGTGGAATTATTTTGTCGAAGGATGACTCTCATTACATTAAGATTATCAGGGTTTGAGAAGAGTAACTTGACTTAAGAATATGTGACTGTTACACATCACCctggactgcatttcccatcatcCATTGCATTGATTGCACACAACTGTCACACAACAATCACACACACTATTTAACACCAGTTCCTGCTCAGATCACAGAGTATTGTCTAGCGTTTAGCGCTCTTCTAGTGTTAGCTACTTTACCAAGCCATTATGTGTTCTGTTTAGTCTTCTGTATTGTTCTGTGTTTGTCACTTTCCTAGTGATATCTGCTTCTAGTTCAGCCTGGTTATATGTTTGGGTTCAGTTTTGGGGTTTGGAATTTTGAAATTCTCAaagttttgtcttttgtgtgtcCATCTGGGATTTCTTGTGTTGTCTTGTGAAGCACGTGGCTTGTTTTTATCACCGGCTGCATGCTTCTGTGTTATGGGCGTTCATGCGGGGAGAGCTGTTATTGAGAGCATGTTCATCTCATGCTTTGTGtgggctttgttttgtttgtgccatgtgctctgtcaGTTGCCTTAACCTAGACCCTTATTTAACTTGATTTATTTGCCCAACCTGCTTTTCTTTATTACACTTCTTTTCTGCTCCTTTATGCTCCCTGTGTCCTCAGTCTTGTGCCAGATTGTTGGTTAAACACAGCATGCTGAGCTCTACATTTGAGTTCTCAATCATCCCTTACCACAAAACTTGACAGTCTTTTCATAATGAAATAGATCTTTATAAATAGTCTTCTGTAGCAAACTTcattacacaaaaatgtcattattgaaGCATAAAGAATGATTCTATACTTACCAAATAAGGGCCCTTTCTGTATATTTGGTTCAGACTTAAaccttaaaaacacaattacagaCTTTTATGTAAGATTTTGCTTATGTGCTTTAACTTGTAAAGGATATAGCTTATATGCTtagcaaaaagtgtttttattggtcATAATGGTACAGTTTGGGGTTAAAAGGGCTATTGTGAGCACTTTATGTTAAAATGGAAAcgtatataaaaacatatttttgttttctctggaataaaacatttaattatgtgttatatatttcaAGAATGATGCAATTTTTACAGTTCTGACGCATTTCTGATTCTAAATGTCTCTAGCAAGTTCacagtaatattttatgatttctaCCAAGGGCGACCTAGTGGAGAGGGAACAACCAGACGCCCACTTAAGCGTAGACTATTTTCTTACCAACGTTTTGGCTGGTAGCCATTTTCAAGGTTTTTCAATGATACCTTGAAAGTGGCTACCAGACGAAACATTGGTTAATAAATAGCCTATGCTTAAGTGAGTCTGGTTTGTTTCCTCTTCACTGGGTTTCAGTTTTGTCCTACAACCTGCACCTCAACAGGTGTGAATCTTCTCTATCTTCTTCACGAGGGGGACAAAAACACAACTCCTTATGAAACACGAGAGAGACCCCAAAACTCGAAACACACCTCAGCAAAGTAAATGGTTCATTCTGAATCGACCAAAAATAAATCGAATTGATCAGTGGACAAGctaagcaaatgtgtttttacatttaaattgcattttaccaGGAATAAGGATAGTCCTTGTTGGTCTGACCTCCACACCCTGCGTAGGGTACTGAAGCGGGCTGTTAGCTTCAGCTAAGATAAGTGAGTCTGCAGCTGTATACATCCTAAATGGAGAAAACACTACTAATTTAACAGCAATGTATTAAcgtcattccaaatctgtatgaatctCTTTCCAAGcagaacaataaatatatattgtacaagGCAATTTTTTAGAAAGCAGAAATGTGATTCATCACCTCTTATGGAAACTTTGatactctttttttctgtattgctttgCTTTTTGCAGGTCTGAATCCTGGAAGGACGCATTTAGCTGGGTAGCTGATATTTGAGGAAACAGCAACTGAGCGAATGGGAAATGAATGCGTGGTTTATCGccttcacaaacacacccatTATTGGCAGGACCCCTGGTTGAAAGTTAAAAGCATATTTGACATCGTTCTAAAATCCAGCCACACATGACATCCTTCATTCAGTGTacttacaaaaaacattttactgcttTAAGTGCAAATACGGAGGTTATTTGCAGTAGAACTGAATTACAACATATATTTGAGAGTGAAATTGCATGGTGGTAAAATCTGCAATAAACTGATCAGGAACTGGATATCCCTACTCACTTTGACAGGCTGTCTTTGATATGGAAAGGAATATGGAAATCTTTAGGGTTCATGTTTTGTATCCTTTCCTCCAGCAGCACTTTTAAAGAGTCTGGTCTTTGTAGCACGTCTGTCGTCGTAATCGTGTATGAATTCCAGTGGTGAATGAGCCTGGCAGTGAGCGGCAAGATCACCAACAAAACTGCCactgctttcttttttacagAACACATAATTGCCTGAAGCGCCTAAAGACAGAAGGGAGGTATTGGGAATTACACACCAATTTATACAAATTATCTTCTGGACACAGTTGACATTACTGCCAGTTATAATAGTTCACAAGTCTAAGCCCTGCTTTGCATTCATCTTGCATTGTGGTCGATAAAGAATTCTGTGTCTCAAAGGAGATGATTAAATCCAGCAAACCAACTGCAGCGTCAGTTGAAATGCAAAGCAAGGACCTGGTGGATTTCCGTATATTTGTGTTCCTCTTCAGTGTCAGAACTGAAACTTTGTCAGCTGGAAAGCGGTGTGGCTTAAAATTCAGTGGTTGCCAATCTCATATTCCTCTATTCATTTTCTACCTGTCTATACCCAAACCGAATGGTTTAAGCAAAGCCATTTCCTCAAATGGATTAGCTCATTGTTTGAGCACGAGAGGTGTTTTTATTCTGCCTTTGGACAGTGCAAACAATGCGGAGTTCACCATCTGGCTACCTAGAAGCAAAAGATCTGTCTGGTTCAGCTTAGCCAAATCTGACCTATGAAGACAGcagagggtagtcaggactgCTGAGCAAATCACtggtacaaccctccccactctccaagaactgtacTCATCCAGAGTGAGCAACAGggctaagaaaatcactctgaaCCCCTCACATCCTGCGCACACCCTTTTTAAACTCTACAGAGCCCTGAGCACCAGAACGACCAGATACAGGAACAATTTcccatgtcatgaacacttgacAATGCACACAacactattatatattatgcgTGGTCTGTACATtttgggaaaaaatatttggctgaaataaAGCCATAAAACTCATACTTAATAGTTCTGCATAAGACTTTGGATTAACCAATCTTGTAGCCTagaacatttactttaaaattatgTGAGAATTATTCTGCTTACTCcttcacagaaaacaatatattgatttatattttagtttcgTGATTGAAAGCCTGTATGCGGGGGGAGTGACAATGGCCATTAATATTCAGTGACTCTCACCTGAGGGGCAAACTGTGCCTTAGGGGCAGGTAAGAAAAATGTGAGAACTTAAaattagttgtattttatttacaagacAGTATGATTAAAACATGCATACCATACAGGCCATTATTGAGCACAACCATCTAAACACAGAGATGTGAACAGACTTTGAGCTCTTCCTGAAAACTGTTCAACAGAATGTAAATGAGTGTCAGGTTACAGGTCGTGCCAGCAGCATAGTAATAATGAACAACACCTTCTTCCTAGCCTATATGTTTGTATACAAGCGTTTTTAATTCTACTatcgttatttttattgtaattgatTTAACCTCTAATGCAGTCTATGAAAACGAATGAAATGTTAGATCATCATTTACCCGCCCCCCAATCTTATAAGGTGTGTACAtccaataatatatatataaaaaaatggtttgtagAACATTGCCTTACCCTAAAATTGGGAAAATCCAAAATCCATTTAACTGGCTCAGGTTCAAAGACGCTTGTGGCAAGAGTCAAAACGAGGACGTGAATCCCCTGATGCTCGGATAATCAGTCAATCAATTGGATGTAGCGTATTTAGCAAGCACTGATGAGACGTACGTTATCCAgttgtaaaaaaagaagaaaaaggttaGAAAGCACTAATTACACATGTT includes these proteins:
- the b4galnt1a gene encoding beta-1,4 N-acetylgalactosaminyltransferase 1a isoform X1, giving the protein MCSVKKKAVAVLLVILPLTARLIHHWNSYTITTTDVLQRPDSLKVLLEERIQNMNPKDFHIPFHIKDSLSKGPANNGCVCEGDKPRIHFPFAQLLFPQISATQLNASFQDSDLQKAKQYRKKEYQSFHKRMYTAADSLILAEANSPLQYPTQGVEVRPTRTILIPGLSLNQIYRKGPYLVDLIATMGTFNTAALVDGVQVKGEGEMHIRFLSKSLASLNRQLELVTYTNTRFHPNTADIVQFKAGIFHASFTVKIRHPPMPKFYNPGPKNEYNINTLVTIATKTFLRYDKLQDLINSIRRFYPTITIVIADDTEEPKPVSGPYIEHYIMPFGKGWFAGLNLAVSQVATKYVLWVDDDFIFTSSTKLEKMVDILERTTLDLVGGAVREVTGYTATYRHIISTDAGDEEGDCLHIRTGFHHGMEGFPNCVVADAVINFFMARTEKIRQVGFDPRLPRVGHLAFFIDGLGSLHVGSCDDIIISHASKIKAMFPWGQSENDKAYSKFRYTSADDTSMSEYDLYYLKNHFKCVTSD
- the b4galnt1a gene encoding beta-1,4 N-acetylgalactosaminyltransferase 1a isoform X2, with the protein product MCSVKKKAVAVLLVILPLTARLIHHWNSYTITTTDVLQRPDSLKVLLEERIQNMNPKDFHIPFHIKDSLSKGPANNGCVCEGDKPRIHFPFAQLLFPQISATQLNASFQDSDLQKAKQYRKKEYQSFHKRMYTAADSLILAEANSPLQYPTQGVEVRPTRTILIPGLSLNQIYRKGPYLVDLIATMGTFNTAALVDGVQVKGEGEMHIRFLSKSLASLNRQLELVTYTNTRFHPNTADIEYNINTLVTIATKTFLRYDKLQDLINSIRRFYPTITIVIADDTEEPKPVSGPYIEHYIMPFGKGWFAGLNLAVSQVATKYVLWVDDDFIFTSSTKLEKMVDILERTTLDLVGGAVREVTGYTATYRHIISTDAGDEEGDCLHIRTGFHHGMEGFPNCVVADAVINFFMARTEKIRQVGFDPRLPRVGHLAFFIDGLGSLHVGSCDDIIISHASKIKAMFPWGQSENDKAYSKFRYTSADDTSMSEYDLYYLKNHFKCVTSD